CTTGATGAGTATCTGCAACACCTGCAAAGGGCGTCTGAGGATTATCGAGCTAAAACTGGGTGTGAGCGTGAGCAAGAGCTACAAACTTTAGCGTCCAAAGTCACACAACATTACAAAGACTACTACACTATAAAATGGGCCTTAGTCCATGAAGATTGTGCTTGCTTTCTTTTGTCCAATTTGGATTTCCCCTTTAGAGAATGCTTATTCTTGGGTTTTTGGGTGGAAATCTTCAATAGTGCTTAAACTGGTTAACTCAATAAGGACAAATGGTGTTCCCAGTTCGGGTCCAGTTGAATTGACACAAGAACAAATGAGAAAGGTTGAGGCTTTGCGGGTGAAAATAAGGTTAGAAGAGGAGAAGGTGGAGAGGGAAACAGAGAGGCAACAAGTGGCTGTAGCAGACAAGAAGATGGCGGAGTTGGTAAGGTTGGTGGTTCGAGTGAAAAATGGGGAGCAAGTGAGGCAGGTGGAGGGACTGGTGTAGGTGCCACTGAAAGGAGTAATGGTAGGACAAGAGAAGGTGATGAAAGTGGCAAATTGTGTAAGGCTTATGACTTTGAATGGAGTTTTAGATGTTTTGAGCCCACTACAATGTGTGGAGTTCTTGGCTGGGATTGGCATGCTTCAAATTCAGCTAAGACAATAGGGAAAGAAAGGGCTTGCACCATTAATTAGAAACTTCTAGTTGTAGAGTTTTAGGAGTTTTGATTTTCACTTTTAGacttattttcttttatcttgatttggttttatcttaattaatgtgCATGTACTATTCAGTggcttttatttaattttttttcatacttattataaaaactcataatttaattttttttatataatgttttattaattttatattatacaatattatcattatattacaaatattatatttaattatttaaaataaaatattaattttaatgtcattttaattaattatatatatatataaatatttatcaatttaaattatttttatttgatcatatttttaaaaaactatgtattataatattaatataataaaaaaataataataaaattttaaaatataaataggtgaaaatatttaaaaattaaaataaattaataataaatataaattagcccatgaatttaattcatttaaattttattatttatttttttaagaaaagtttgatttgcatacattttattttaaaatcatattaacTTGCATAATAAAATTGTATACCTAAATTAATGTAAAAGAGAATTacttataaaattagaaaataaaataatttttaaaataaatttttattagtttagtgcattattattacaaaattttcatttttattatattgatattttgaaattttatattgtcatgttatttaatacaaaaaatttaaaatctatttaatatatttatagattatattatatatgttataagCACATTgttaacatataaatttaatcatgcatattctaattaaaattgaattatatatatatatatatatatatatatatatagagagagagagagagagagagagagagagagaggtctacttctaaattaaaaattatagcaaaatttctgtaaaataaattttcaaaaaataaaatttaaaagaaaaaaaataaatttatattattatacttataataataatttattagttCAAAAAGTTTGTCCCTCATTCATACCTGTATATACATTATAGTGCATAGTCTATTATTATAAATGCATTgtatttattacttatttatatttttattatattaaaattatattatatttctaaaaacataataaaaaatattttataaaattgacttcagcattaataatttttttatttagtatTCAGTATAATTGGGCATAATATTATTCTTGATtcaattattaatagaaaattagaattatattaacataataaataaatttattttattatgttaataaATTTAGTCCAATACGGTttggtttatataatatatttttttatttcaattcttatcaATTCTTCTTTTCATTCAAAAGAATAAGAATTATGAACACTATTATTTTTTAAcactaaaagaaacaaaaatagaaaaatatcaatattgtaataatataaatataaatctaattaattaattaatatattattaatattatcttttatttattattaatgcaagagataatattttatataggtGGTATAATGCTAGCTctacaataataatttttaagaaatcatacttgtaataatataaatatgcatttgaataaattaattagatttaaatttaattatctttaatttttttgttagtattgatcttcaactaaaattttaaaaaaattccttTTATGttcttcatttaacaaattttaaaattattaataatcttctaatgatttctattatttttgttttcatttttgtaaattatagtcattaaatatttaattttaattaatattaataattttataaatattaatatattgttttattgaaataaaaatatacttgtaataataaagatatatataatgaataaattaatttggtttaaatttaattatttttaatttttttgttagtattagtcttcaattaagattaaataatttttttaattggtcatttaacaaattttaaaattaataataatgtttggatgatttatattatttttattttcattgttaaaaattatagtcattaatatataattttaattaatattcataactttacaaatattaatatattgttttactaaaaaaatcttagatggaaattaattaaaaaataatatgtaaccaataaatattttaaatatatataataaataattaattgttcataaaaattaaaaaattagatactaataaactattttacttaatattgtaatacaatcaaattatattatttattttttatttattaatttttttattttaggtaattaattcttaaaaatttttatattttattgaagttaattataaataggattaagaattttaagtttatattaaccataaaattaagaattttaaatttatacaaactttaaaattaatttaaataataaaaatataattataattaattttaagaataaatgGTAATTTGAGTAAAGCCAATATTCCCCCTCCTCCTTCATATATACataagaataaattaattaggtttaaatttaattgtctttaatatttttttattagtattgaaaataattaaaattaaataaaattccttttaagttgttttattaataaattttaaaactaataatAATCTTttgatgatttatattatttttattgtttttataaattatagtcataaaaatatttaattttaattaatatttataattttataaatattaatatattatttattgaaataaaaaaatcttatatgaaaattaacttataaaaataatatgcaactaataaaatatctttaaatatatatatatatatatatatatatatatatatatatatatatatatatatatatatatatatatatatatatatatataaaacaaataactaattataaatataaatttgaaaattagatactaataaactattttacttaatattgtaacaagatcaaattatattttttatttattaatttcttattttattaattacttcatgtaaatttttatatttaattgaaattaaatataaataggactaataattttaaatttatattaattctaaaattaagaattttaaatttgtataaactttaaaattaatttaaataataaaaatataattgtaattaatgtTATGAATGAAAGGAAACTCAGGCAAAACTAAGCTAATATTCTTCCTcctttatacatttatatataatatagatatattaatataaattaattgcatttttttttatttttcacttattaGTTTCTTACTTTAATTAACTActtcttataatattttatatttaattgaagttaattataagtattattaagaattttaaatttatatgatttcTAAAGTTAATAATttctaatttatataaatattaaaattaatttaaataataaaaatataattgcaaTTAATTCGAGGAATAAATGGCATTTTTGGCAAAACTAATATTCTCCCTTCCCACATTTGTATATGATATAAACTATGTGAAAATATAaatgaacctttttttttttgagatggaaacaaaaatttaaatcttaaactttaattaaaaaatcaGTTATATCTCTATTCTTATTATggtaaaataataatttgaaaatattattaagcaaatgaaaaagaaaaagattttttaatgtttaaattatagaataaaattaattaaatttattgataaaattaattgaaattattaaaattgaaaacaatTGGATAAATCGATTAAAAttaccaaaattaaaattattgaaataatttcaattttattaataGCCATAAGAAATTATCTTTAGTTTGACATTCTCATAGAAAACTAATGATTTCATTGCaataacattatatatatatatatatatatatatatatatatatatatatatatatatatatatatatatatatatatataatgttattGCAATGAAATCATTAATTTTCTATGAGAATGTCAAACTAAAGATAATTTCTTAtggctatttttttttaattttttcatttaaatcaattattctaattaaaatttgtttatgaaattcaatattttttcatttaaatcaatattgttattaaaaatttatattgcaATGTTACCAAAAAaaactttataatatatttttagtatTTGTCAATGTgataatctaaatttttcttatttgagttactaaaatattttaatttttatttttctattagctcGACTAATAATATATAGATTTTGACAAAatagaattgaaaatttttagatataaattatttttaaccatCTCTACTTTTTTGtcaaattgaataattatttaataaaaatcatgaaaattaaaatagaatttatCACCCATAtaacattatttttattaatcaaatatataattaaaaaatcaaaaaattcatTTACATAGAAAGATTAGTGATATGTTTAAAATAATTGATTGGGATTTGTTAAATAAAGAGTTATTTTCACTCTCTCTAactttttgataaaatttttattacattGAATTATTTTATCATCAATATTTATATGActcttttttataattattttattaattttttataatataaatttataggaAGTAATAATTATGGACCatcaaaatcacaaattttatattgtaaatatccaactaactcaaaatcacaaattttatattgtaaatatcTAACTAGCTTATCACATATACATGATATGTTCATTTTATTCACCTATATATTAGAAGAAACTAATTATTTTgtcaaataaattaattgataagATATTGGAGAAAATTCATTATTATCTAAtatatttgtaatatatataaaagtgagaAGGGGAATAATGGGATTATtaaaaatatctttaatttttaaaattatttatatttatattttttattatctaaaaaatgtattttaagtaaaataaaaattaactattatCGGTTATAAAATTCTTATTGTATTAGGTCTCAAAATTAACtatcataatttttattaaaaataattaaaaaaaactaaaatggaaGGGATGTTACTATTGAAGGCTACCTAAACCATTAGAGATTTGAAGAGGCTAATTTTtaggtattttttttttcactttattGTCATTTGCATATTCATTTTCGTGTAATTTTTTGAACttgtttatataatttaatttatttgataGATATTTTTAGAATCACTGAGACTAATTCTGATAAGATTTTATATTATTCTATCATGtttatagtattttatttatattaatttaattgattaatttaatatttcttattaattttattttcttataattttttgaactaacattaattaaaaataaaatatcatgatggtaatttaatattatgacaataaaaaattaaatttaactagatattaaaaataattaaattatgattatataatattatataaaaaatttaaattacaaatatgTAAAATGAATACAAATAACATACAATGCatgttttaaaaaaatagttattttaaaattttaaaagacaaattatatttttttaattattttttcactttcactaataaaaaatatatattttaacagTGACACTATATTGTAGATAGATTTAAAATTGAGCAAATaactttaataaattaaaaataaagatattttattataattttgtcaaacttcgaatcaaattataatttatgctaaaattttattgaaatgaaTCTATTTTATACTCTATATTGGCCTACCGAAGCACAATTGAAAATGAGtttcaatttatgaaaatttatttttaattttattattttaaatcatgatatatatatatatatatatatatatatatatatatatatataatttaaaaaaatactttgcacatgaattacataatttataactcataattaattttgtctttataaataaatgaaatcaaatcataataaatttaaattattatgtagataaattagactttattttaatatattaaatgataattctaaaaaggcaattttataaaaaaataaaataatagtaaaaatactcataattaattacttatttaaattttttttagttaaaaaatttGTTCACCTTATAACAtacttatttttcaaataattttcatttaatttattattaattataaaactaACAATTATATTTCAAAGATTTGTaaacatttatgatttatatataaaaaaataatctcAAGTAAAAAAAGCCATgctctttattttaaaatttcattaaaaatagttgtaaaatattatcataattttgaaataatcttaaattctgcaattgttcatATATATAACATGAATAAGAAAATCCAATAACAAacatatttaaaatcaattaaataaatttttactgaATATTTTATGCTTGATATCATTTTTTATATAcactaataataatataaattaaataactaaaaatgtgacgcccctcacccgtctattgtgtagccgagcaagaagtgccacattcggtgccggagcaccctatcttgtcttgtcatgtc
The sequence above is a segment of the Hevea brasiliensis isolate MT/VB/25A 57/8 chromosome 11, ASM3005281v1, whole genome shotgun sequence genome. Coding sequences within it:
- the LOC131170321 gene encoding protein DOG1-like 4, whose translation is MKIVLAFFCPIWISPLENAYSWVFGWKSSIVLKLVNSIRTNGVPSSGPVELTQEQMRKVEALRVKIRLEEEKVERETERQQVAVADKKMAELVRLVVRVKNGEQVRQVEGLV